The following DNA comes from Epinephelus moara isolate mb chromosome 2, YSFRI_EMoa_1.0, whole genome shotgun sequence.
ATGAAGCTAATGTTAAGTGCCACAAACTGTGGTTTCTAAAATGGCCACTCGAGGCTGGTTTCAGGAacaagtcaatccccacagacacccaaattaaaatgcccaaccttgcagcagaaataaacatgtgtacagcctggtacaaaaaatggttttgatcTCTGTagataatttcaacatttataacaactgtacagggggtgcatttttatataactcacctgtttaaattttattaaagcttaaagttatgcatcaTCAAAGGTGTGGCCTCTTtaagtgacaggtgggtgctgtcTGTTGACAAGTCACTGCCACAGCCACAATGTTGGTTGGATAACGTAACCATAGTGTAAGTGTTGTACCAAGTTTTGTTTGCCTCAAAAAGGGATTATTTAGCGTCTGGTTGGGCTAAAAGACCCACTAAGAAGTCGCATGTTCAGTTTTTTACaggaagtacattttgttttgatggtTTCAAGCCTGTTTTTCTCTAGcaaaaaatagcattttcaAAGCAAACTACAGACTGTATCAAACGTCTATGACTGTAAATGCACTATGCTAACCAAACTGGCAGTTAGCGTCAGGGTTAGCTCCACCGTCTCCTCCAAATAAAGTAAATTCTAGCTCCAAAAActaagatggcgatggccaaaatgccagagGGTGGTGTCTACATTTTAATACCTTCCTTAAGTTTCACAGGGGTATATGGTATATGAcagcatttgtgtgtggtgcTACCTGTGATGTTATTTCCACCACTTGCATTTATAAAAAGTTTTTATTGTCACTAAAAACCTTTTTCCCCTTTATCTAACCCAGTGTATTTGATCGGATTCACATCAGATCTGAAAATCTGATATTTGATATGTTTTCACATAAACTAAAAGGTGTAATGGGAGGAGAAAGGTGATATGGTAAAACAGctggagagggaaaaaaaacatcatctctTTATCACCTGTATGCCTTGTCTGAGTCAAAGTCCATCCCTCCTCCAAAACCCAGCAACCCAAACAGAGGATCAGCCTGCACAGAGAACCATATAAACAATACTGCACAGACAATCTTAGACATACATCtatgacagaacaaaaaaaggTAAAGGCAGAAAGAGGTTGATGGAAGGGTGAAGGCTCACCTGCCCTGCCTTCTCCATGTTAATGAGCAGTCTGGGGCAGCTCTTTGAAACCCtaaatgacaaagaaacacAGGGAAGGACACAAAGACGGGGACACAATTACTTAAACAATATTACAGTAATTCAACCGAAGCTCTAAACCAGAGTAATGTACGATAAATTCCATAATGTGGGTGAGCAGGCGCTCAGCATCGTGTTCAGACACTCCAAAAAGACCATGAGATTATTGCTGGAAACAAGCCTGAATGTTTTATAATGCAGGACAGTCTCACTGGCTGTTCTACTGCCAGATCCTTACTGCAGCAGTGTCTGTGGTCAGCAGCAGATTTTAGAAATATGAAACTCTGCAGTACCTGCCGACTAGGCCTGCAAATGGCTGGACCTGCAGAGACGTCCCCATGACGATGAGAAGGTCACAGCGAGGGAAGTCCTGAAAGGTAAATAAAGACGATGAGAGTTTATTTCAGCAGAGATGTTACATCACATTCtcttcaaacatgcacacacgctTGAAAACAACCACGTGCTCACCATCTTCATTGAGGTGAAGAATCGGACAGGTAGGTTCTCTCCAAAGAAGACGATATCTGGGTGAAGAGAGATAAGGGACACAGAGATTGTGAGGTTAAAGATGACGATGATGGTGAAATTACACAAGACAAGCTAACACaactaaaatgacaaaaaaaaaaaaaaaaccaagatagGAAGTCAAAGATCTCCTGACCTGGCTTGACCAAACTGCTGCACTTATCACATCTGGGGATGTCATCAGAAAAGATTTTCTCTACAAAGCAGAGGGCAGAGGTTAAAGTCCAAGATGGCTGATATCACAACAACagtaatcaataatcaatactCCTAGGCTCTCTAAagttaaacaaaatgaaaaggcaCCTTTCATCCAGTCCAGGTTGTACTCTTTGCGGCAACAGAAGCTGACACAGTGGGACGTGTAGAACGTTCCATGAGCTTCAATTAGATCCTCTCCCTCGAGCCCGGCCACGCGCTCCAGGGTGTCAATGTTCTGTGCgaaaacacacaaatcaatgtcaaaacaaaaatggaaaGATTCAACGTGCAGCGTGTGGAGTGGGCTTTTTCTTACCTGTGAGTAGCAGCGTCTCAGGTACCCCTTGTCCTTCAGCAGCTTTATGAAGTAGTGACAGATTGTGGGCTAATCCGATAAAAGTCACACACAAGAGAACGAACATCTGTGAGGCAGCTGATGTTTcaatctatttttcttttttaacaatttttaaGGATTAATATGAGGCATACAAGGCAGCAAGTGTTTTGTACCTTAAACTGTCCTGGGTAGAGCTCCCTGGCCAAGGCGAAGAAAGGTTCTGGATGTTTCTGAGAAATTAAGATGTTatagaaaaatgtttaattttcctGTAGCGACAGCGAAGAGTGAAGTAGGCACTGCCTCACATCATAAAACAGGATGGTCTTCAGATACATGTACAAGGGTGTACTTAGCAATTAGCCATAGTGCAGTGACACATCTTACTGGAAAACTGAGGTTtagtgttcagtgtttttgttcctGAGTTTAGGATAAGGTCCCGACACTCTAATTTGACTATTCAATGACTTTCAGAGGCTTTTCTTAAAAGTAACAACCTAAAATCGGCATGTTCTTGGCATCTGGCATGACACTGCATTAAAACAGAAATCCAGGAGACTTGGCTTCTTGGCTAAATACTTAATTAATTAGGAAATAATTACCATTCTAATATTAATTTTGATTATGTGTCAAAACTGTCAAGAATTCTTGAAGCCCCTGAGAAAGCCATTTTATGCTCTACTGTGTCACTCTTCAAACTTTTAAACAATCTTTCACCTTGAAGTAATCTATCTGGAAGATGGCCTCTGGGTAAGGCAGGTTGTATTTTTGCAGGTTTGCA
Coding sequences within:
- the sirt2 gene encoding NAD-dependent protein deacetylase sirtuin-2; the encoded protein is MSDAAELPKKEEEEEEVTPEPEEQSDDDSSGEEAAGDTEMDFLRNLFSSTLGLGSAEKVLDELTLDGVARYIKSGKCKNIICMVGAGISTSAGIPDFRSPGTGLYANLQKYNLPYPEAIFQIDYFKKHPEPFFALARELYPGQFKPTICHYFIKLLKDKGYLRRCYSQNIDTLERVAGLEGEDLIEAHGTFYTSHCVSFCCRKEYNLDWMKEKIFSDDIPRCDKCSSLVKPDIVFFGENLPVRFFTSMKMDFPRCDLLIVMGTSLQVQPFAGLVGRVSKSCPRLLINMEKAGQADPLFGLLGFGGGMDFDSDKAYRDVAHISTCDEGCLALADLLGWKAELEELVKREHARIDSQEKKEKAGESKGASAKPSSASVAPEPKKEE